The Lutra lutra chromosome 15, mLutLut1.2, whole genome shotgun sequence genome includes a region encoding these proteins:
- the PEAR1 gene encoding platelet endothelial aggregation receptor 1 isoform X2 — MLPPLCPLQLLALGLGLAGALSPSDPNTCSFWESFTTITKESHSRPFSLLPSEPCDRPWESPHACPQPTVVYRPVYRQVVRTEHRKRLRCCHGFYESGDTCVPLCAQECVHGRCVAPSRCQCEQGWRGEDCSSACAPGVWGPQCDEPCHCGNDSSCDPKSGACFCPLGLQPPRCLQPCPPGQYGLACGLRCRCHGAPCDPRTGACFCPPERKGPSCEVSCLPGPAGFCPRTQPCHNGGVYQASQGSCSCPPGWMGTICSLPCPEGFHGPNCSQECHCHNGGLCDRFTGQCRCAPGYTGDRCREECPVGSFGQDCAETCDCAQGARCFPANGACLCEHGFTGDRCTERLCPDGLYGLSCQEPCTCDPEHSLSCHPMSGECSCLPGWAGLHCNESCPQDTHGPGCQEHCLCLHGGVCQPDSGHCRCAPGYTGPHCASLCPPDTYGVDCSARCSCDNAIACSPVDGACVCKEGWQRGNCSVPCSPGTWGFGCNASCQCAHEAACSPQTGACTCTPGWHGAHCQLPCPKGQFGEGCASRCDCDHSDGCDPVHGHCRCQAGWTGARCHLPCPDGLWGADCNKSCTCKHGGTCVPENGNCVCAPGFRGPSCQKSCQPGRYGKRCAPCKCANHSSCHPSDGTCFCLAGWTGSDCSQPCPLGHWGADCAQPCQCGHGGTCHPQDGSCFCPPGWTGRLCLEGCSPGTFGPNCSQPCQCAPGERCHPVTGACVCPPEDSGAPCRIGNQEPFTMMPTSPVAYNSLGAVIGIAVLGSLVVALLALFVGYRHWQKGKEHRHLVVAYSGGHLDSSEYVMPDVPPSYSHYYSNPSYHTLSQCSPNTPPPNKVPGSQQFAGFQGLDNHSTLPADWKHRREPPPGPVERGPISEEGLGASVASLSSENPYATIRDLPSLLGSPRESSYVEMKGPPTGSPLRQPAQVWDSQGRRHPQPQRDSGTYEEPSPLTYDRDSAGSQPPLPPGLPPGHYDSPKNSHIPGHYDLPPVRQPPSPPLRHQDR, encoded by the exons ATGTTACCACCTCTGTGCCCCCTGCAACTCCTGGCCCTGGGTCTGGGGCTGGCTGGAGCCCTCAGCCCCAGTGACCCCAACACCTGCAGCTTCTGGGAAAG cttcaccaccatcaccaagGAGTCCCACTCCCGCCCCTTCAGCCTGCTCCCCTCAGAGCCCTGTGACCGGCCCTGGGAGAGCCCCCacgcctgcccccagcccac GGTCGTCTACAGGCCGGTGTACCGCCAGGTGGTGAGGACGGAGCACCGGAAACGCCTGCGCTGTTGCCATGGCTTCTATGAGAGCGGGGACACCTGTGTCC CGCTCTGTGCCCAGGAGTGCGTCCACGGCCGCTGTGTGGCTCCCAGTCGGTGCCAGTGTGAGCAGGGCTGGCGGGGCGAGGACTGCTCCAGTG CCTGTGCCCCAGGCGTGTGGGGGCCTCAGTGTGACGAGCCCTGCCACTGCGGGAACGACAGCTCCTGCGACCCCAAGAGCGgggcctgcttctgccccttgGGCCTGCAGCCCCCACGttgcctccagccctgcccccccGGCCAGTACGGCCTTGCCTGCGGGTTGCGCTGCAGGTGCCACGGAGCGCCCTGTGACCCCCGGAccggagcctgcttctgccccccGGAGAGGAAGGGGCCCAG CTGTGAGGTGTCCTGTCTCCCGGGCCCCGCTGGCTTCTGCCCCAGAACCCAACCTTGCCACAACGGGGGTGTCTACCAGGCCTCCCAGGGCTCCTGCAGCTGCCCACCTGGTTGGATG GGCACCAtctgctccctgccctgcccagaggGCTTCCATGGACCCAACTGCTCCCAAGAGTGCCACTGTCACAATGGTGGCCTCTGTGACCGATTCACTGGCCAGTGTCGCTGCGCCCCGGGCTACACGGGGGATCG GTGCCGTGAGGAGTGCCCCGTGGGCAGCTTCGGCCAGGACTGTGCAGAGACGTGCGACTGCGCCCAGGGCGCGCGCTGCTTCCCGGCCAACGGCGCGTGTCTGTGCGAACACGGCTTCACCGGGGACCGCTGCACCGAGCGCCTCTGCCCCGACGGCCTCTATGGCCTCAGCTGCCAGGAGCCCTGCACCTGCGACCCGGAGCACAGCCTCAG CTGCCACCCCATGAGCGGGGAGTGCTCGTGCCTGCCGGGCTGGGCCGGCCTGCACTGCAACGAGAGCTGCCCGCAGGACACGCACGGGCCCGGCTGCCAGGAGCACTGCCTCTGCCTCCACGGCGGCGTGTGCCAGCCCGACAGCGGCCACTGCCGCTGTGCGCCCGGCTACACG GGCCCGCACTGCGCCAGCCTCTGCCCCCCCGACACCTATGGAGTCGACTGCAGCGCGCGATGCTCCTGCGACAACGCCATCGCCTGCTCGCCGGTCGACGGCGCCTGCGTGTGCAAGGAGG GTTGGCAGCGTGGTAACTGCTCCGTGCCCTGCTCGCCTGGAACCTGGGGCTTTGGTTGCAACGCCAGCTGTCAGTGTGCCCACGAGGCGGCTTGCAGCCCCCAAACTGGAGCCTGCACCTGCACCCCTGGGTGGCACGGAGCGCACTGCCAGCTCCCCTGCCCG AAGGGGCAGTTTGGCGAAGGCTGTGCCAGCCGCTGTGACTGTGACCACTCTGATGGCTGCGACCCTGTTCATGGACACTGCCGGTGCCAGGCCGGCTGGACGG GGGCCCGCTGCCACCTGCCCTGCCCCGACGGCCTCTGGGGGGCCGACTGCAATAAGAGCTGTACCTGCAAGCACGGGGGCACCTGTGTCCCGGAGAACGGCAACTGCGTGTGCGCCCCCGGATTCCGAGGGCCCTCCTGCCAGAAAT CCTGCCAGCCTGGCCGCTATGGCAAACGCTGTGCGCCCTGCAAGTGTGCCAACCACTCCTCCTGCCACCCCTCGGACGGGACCTGCTTCTGCCTGGCCGGCTGGACAGGCTCCGATTGCTCCCAGC CATGCCCTCTAGGACACTGGGGAGCTGACTGTGCCCAGCCCTGCCAGTGTGGCCACGGGGGCACCTGCCACCCCCAGGATGGGAGCTGTTTCTGCCCCCCAGGCTGGACGGGACGCCTCTGCTTGGAAG GCTGCTCTCCCGGGACGTTCGGACCCAACTGCTCCCAGCCATGCCAGTGCGCTCCTGGAGAGAGGTGCCACCCGGTCACGGGGGCCTGTGTGTGTCCCCCAGAGGACAGCGGTGCCCCCTGCAGGATTG GAAACCAGGAGCCCTTCACCATGATGCCTACCTCTCCCGTGGCCTACAACTCGCTGGGGGCGGTCATCGGCATCGCAGTTCTGGGCTCCCTGGTGGTGGCCCTGCTGGCGCTCTTTGTCGGCTACCGCCACTGGCAGAAGGGCAAGGAGCACCGGCACCTGGTGGTGGCCTACAGCGGCGGGCACCTGGACAGCTCTGAGTACGTCATGCCAG ATGTCCCCCCGAGCTACAGCCACTACTACTCCAACCCCAGCTACCACACCCTGTCACAGTGCTCCCCgaacaccccaccccccaacaag GTTCCGGGCAGTCAGCAGTTCGCCGGCTTCCAGGGGCTGGATAACCACAGCACCCTACCCGCGGACTGGAAGCACCGCCGTGAGCCCCCACCAGGGCCTGTGGAGCGGG GGCCCATCTCTgaagaggggctgggggccagcgTGGCTTCCCTGAGTAGCGAGAACCCCTATGCCACCATCCGGGACCTGCCCAGCCTCCTAGGGAGCCCCCGGGAGAGCAGCTATGTGGAGATGAAAGGCCCTCCCACAGGGTCCCCCCTCAGGCAGCCAGCTCAGGTCTGGGACAGCCAGGGCCGGCGACACCCCCAGCCACAGAGAGATAGTGGCACCTACGAAGAGCCCAGCCCTCTGACCTATG acCGAGACTCTGCGGGCTCCCAGCCCCCACTGCCTCCGGGCCTGCCCCCTGGCCACTACGACTCACCGAAGAACAGCCACATCCCCGGGCATTACGACTTGCCTCCAGTTCGGCAGCCCCCATCACCCCCGCTCCGGCACCAGGACCGCTGA
- the PEAR1 gene encoding platelet endothelial aggregation receptor 1 isoform X1: MLPPLCPLQLLALGLGLAGALSPSDPNTCSFWESFTTITKESHSRPFSLLPSEPCDRPWESPHACPQPTVVYRPVYRQVVRTEHRKRLRCCHGFYESGDTCVLSASALCAQECVHGRCVAPSRCQCEQGWRGEDCSSACAPGVWGPQCDEPCHCGNDSSCDPKSGACFCPLGLQPPRCLQPCPPGQYGLACGLRCRCHGAPCDPRTGACFCPPERKGPSCEVSCLPGPAGFCPRTQPCHNGGVYQASQGSCSCPPGWMGTICSLPCPEGFHGPNCSQECHCHNGGLCDRFTGQCRCAPGYTGDRCREECPVGSFGQDCAETCDCAQGARCFPANGACLCEHGFTGDRCTERLCPDGLYGLSCQEPCTCDPEHSLSCHPMSGECSCLPGWAGLHCNESCPQDTHGPGCQEHCLCLHGGVCQPDSGHCRCAPGYTGPHCASLCPPDTYGVDCSARCSCDNAIACSPVDGACVCKEGWQRGNCSVPCSPGTWGFGCNASCQCAHEAACSPQTGACTCTPGWHGAHCQLPCPKGQFGEGCASRCDCDHSDGCDPVHGHCRCQAGWTGARCHLPCPDGLWGADCNKSCTCKHGGTCVPENGNCVCAPGFRGPSCQKSCQPGRYGKRCAPCKCANHSSCHPSDGTCFCLAGWTGSDCSQPCPLGHWGADCAQPCQCGHGGTCHPQDGSCFCPPGWTGRLCLEGCSPGTFGPNCSQPCQCAPGERCHPVTGACVCPPEDSGAPCRIGNQEPFTMMPTSPVAYNSLGAVIGIAVLGSLVVALLALFVGYRHWQKGKEHRHLVVAYSGGHLDSSEYVMPDVPPSYSHYYSNPSYHTLSQCSPNTPPPNKVPGSQQFAGFQGLDNHSTLPADWKHRREPPPGPVERGPISEEGLGASVASLSSENPYATIRDLPSLLGSPRESSYVEMKGPPTGSPLRQPAQVWDSQGRRHPQPQRDSGTYEEPSPLTYDRDSAGSQPPLPPGLPPGHYDSPKNSHIPGHYDLPPVRQPPSPPLRHQDR; encoded by the exons ATGTTACCACCTCTGTGCCCCCTGCAACTCCTGGCCCTGGGTCTGGGGCTGGCTGGAGCCCTCAGCCCCAGTGACCCCAACACCTGCAGCTTCTGGGAAAG cttcaccaccatcaccaagGAGTCCCACTCCCGCCCCTTCAGCCTGCTCCCCTCAGAGCCCTGTGACCGGCCCTGGGAGAGCCCCCacgcctgcccccagcccac GGTCGTCTACAGGCCGGTGTACCGCCAGGTGGTGAGGACGGAGCACCGGAAACGCCTGCGCTGTTGCCATGGCTTCTATGAGAGCGGGGACACCTGTGTCC TCTCTGCCTCAGCGCTCTGTGCCCAGGAGTGCGTCCACGGCCGCTGTGTGGCTCCCAGTCGGTGCCAGTGTGAGCAGGGCTGGCGGGGCGAGGACTGCTCCAGTG CCTGTGCCCCAGGCGTGTGGGGGCCTCAGTGTGACGAGCCCTGCCACTGCGGGAACGACAGCTCCTGCGACCCCAAGAGCGgggcctgcttctgccccttgGGCCTGCAGCCCCCACGttgcctccagccctgcccccccGGCCAGTACGGCCTTGCCTGCGGGTTGCGCTGCAGGTGCCACGGAGCGCCCTGTGACCCCCGGAccggagcctgcttctgccccccGGAGAGGAAGGGGCCCAG CTGTGAGGTGTCCTGTCTCCCGGGCCCCGCTGGCTTCTGCCCCAGAACCCAACCTTGCCACAACGGGGGTGTCTACCAGGCCTCCCAGGGCTCCTGCAGCTGCCCACCTGGTTGGATG GGCACCAtctgctccctgccctgcccagaggGCTTCCATGGACCCAACTGCTCCCAAGAGTGCCACTGTCACAATGGTGGCCTCTGTGACCGATTCACTGGCCAGTGTCGCTGCGCCCCGGGCTACACGGGGGATCG GTGCCGTGAGGAGTGCCCCGTGGGCAGCTTCGGCCAGGACTGTGCAGAGACGTGCGACTGCGCCCAGGGCGCGCGCTGCTTCCCGGCCAACGGCGCGTGTCTGTGCGAACACGGCTTCACCGGGGACCGCTGCACCGAGCGCCTCTGCCCCGACGGCCTCTATGGCCTCAGCTGCCAGGAGCCCTGCACCTGCGACCCGGAGCACAGCCTCAG CTGCCACCCCATGAGCGGGGAGTGCTCGTGCCTGCCGGGCTGGGCCGGCCTGCACTGCAACGAGAGCTGCCCGCAGGACACGCACGGGCCCGGCTGCCAGGAGCACTGCCTCTGCCTCCACGGCGGCGTGTGCCAGCCCGACAGCGGCCACTGCCGCTGTGCGCCCGGCTACACG GGCCCGCACTGCGCCAGCCTCTGCCCCCCCGACACCTATGGAGTCGACTGCAGCGCGCGATGCTCCTGCGACAACGCCATCGCCTGCTCGCCGGTCGACGGCGCCTGCGTGTGCAAGGAGG GTTGGCAGCGTGGTAACTGCTCCGTGCCCTGCTCGCCTGGAACCTGGGGCTTTGGTTGCAACGCCAGCTGTCAGTGTGCCCACGAGGCGGCTTGCAGCCCCCAAACTGGAGCCTGCACCTGCACCCCTGGGTGGCACGGAGCGCACTGCCAGCTCCCCTGCCCG AAGGGGCAGTTTGGCGAAGGCTGTGCCAGCCGCTGTGACTGTGACCACTCTGATGGCTGCGACCCTGTTCATGGACACTGCCGGTGCCAGGCCGGCTGGACGG GGGCCCGCTGCCACCTGCCCTGCCCCGACGGCCTCTGGGGGGCCGACTGCAATAAGAGCTGTACCTGCAAGCACGGGGGCACCTGTGTCCCGGAGAACGGCAACTGCGTGTGCGCCCCCGGATTCCGAGGGCCCTCCTGCCAGAAAT CCTGCCAGCCTGGCCGCTATGGCAAACGCTGTGCGCCCTGCAAGTGTGCCAACCACTCCTCCTGCCACCCCTCGGACGGGACCTGCTTCTGCCTGGCCGGCTGGACAGGCTCCGATTGCTCCCAGC CATGCCCTCTAGGACACTGGGGAGCTGACTGTGCCCAGCCCTGCCAGTGTGGCCACGGGGGCACCTGCCACCCCCAGGATGGGAGCTGTTTCTGCCCCCCAGGCTGGACGGGACGCCTCTGCTTGGAAG GCTGCTCTCCCGGGACGTTCGGACCCAACTGCTCCCAGCCATGCCAGTGCGCTCCTGGAGAGAGGTGCCACCCGGTCACGGGGGCCTGTGTGTGTCCCCCAGAGGACAGCGGTGCCCCCTGCAGGATTG GAAACCAGGAGCCCTTCACCATGATGCCTACCTCTCCCGTGGCCTACAACTCGCTGGGGGCGGTCATCGGCATCGCAGTTCTGGGCTCCCTGGTGGTGGCCCTGCTGGCGCTCTTTGTCGGCTACCGCCACTGGCAGAAGGGCAAGGAGCACCGGCACCTGGTGGTGGCCTACAGCGGCGGGCACCTGGACAGCTCTGAGTACGTCATGCCAG ATGTCCCCCCGAGCTACAGCCACTACTACTCCAACCCCAGCTACCACACCCTGTCACAGTGCTCCCCgaacaccccaccccccaacaag GTTCCGGGCAGTCAGCAGTTCGCCGGCTTCCAGGGGCTGGATAACCACAGCACCCTACCCGCGGACTGGAAGCACCGCCGTGAGCCCCCACCAGGGCCTGTGGAGCGGG GGCCCATCTCTgaagaggggctgggggccagcgTGGCTTCCCTGAGTAGCGAGAACCCCTATGCCACCATCCGGGACCTGCCCAGCCTCCTAGGGAGCCCCCGGGAGAGCAGCTATGTGGAGATGAAAGGCCCTCCCACAGGGTCCCCCCTCAGGCAGCCAGCTCAGGTCTGGGACAGCCAGGGCCGGCGACACCCCCAGCCACAGAGAGATAGTGGCACCTACGAAGAGCCCAGCCCTCTGACCTATG acCGAGACTCTGCGGGCTCCCAGCCCCCACTGCCTCCGGGCCTGCCCCCTGGCCACTACGACTCACCGAAGAACAGCCACATCCCCGGGCATTACGACTTGCCTCCAGTTCGGCAGCCCCCATCACCCCCGCTCCGGCACCAGGACCGCTGA
- the PEAR1 gene encoding platelet endothelial aggregation receptor 1 isoform X4, whose protein sequence is MLPPLCPLQLLALGLGLAGALSPSDPNTCSFWESFTTITKESHSRPFSLLPSEPCDRPWESPHACPQPTVVYRPVYRQVVRTEHRKRLRCCHGFYESGDTCVLSASALCAQECVHGRCVAPSRCQCEQGWRGEDCSSACAPGVWGPQCDEPCHCGNDSSCDPKSGACFCPLGLQPPRCLQPCPPGQYGLACGLRCRCHGAPCDPRTGACFCPPERKGPSCEVSCLPGPAGFCPRTQPCHNGGVYQASQGSCSCPPGWMGTICSLPCPEGFHGPNCSQECHCHNGGLCDRFTGQCRCAPGYTGDRCREECPVGSFGQDCAETCDCAQGARCFPANGACLCEHGFTGDRCTERLCPDGLYGLSCQEPCTCDPEHSLSCHPMSGECSCLPGWAGLHCNESCPQDTHGPGCQEHCLCLHGGVCQPDSGHCRCAPGYTGPHCASLCPPDTYGVDCSARCSCDNAIACSPVDGACVCKEGARCHLPCPDGLWGADCNKSCTCKHGGTCVPENGNCVCAPGFRGPSCQKSCQPGRYGKRCAPCKCANHSSCHPSDGTCFCLAGWTGSDCSQPCPLGHWGADCAQPCQCGHGGTCHPQDGSCFCPPGWTGRLCLEGCSPGTFGPNCSQPCQCAPGERCHPVTGACVCPPEDSGAPCRIGNQEPFTMMPTSPVAYNSLGAVIGIAVLGSLVVALLALFVGYRHWQKGKEHRHLVVAYSGGHLDSSEYVMPDVPPSYSHYYSNPSYHTLSQCSPNTPPPNKVPGSQQFAGFQGLDNHSTLPADWKHRREPPPGPVERGPISEEGLGASVASLSSENPYATIRDLPSLLGSPRESSYVEMKGPPTGSPLRQPAQVWDSQGRRHPQPQRDSGTYEEPSPLTYDRDSAGSQPPLPPGLPPGHYDSPKNSHIPGHYDLPPVRQPPSPPLRHQDR, encoded by the exons ATGTTACCACCTCTGTGCCCCCTGCAACTCCTGGCCCTGGGTCTGGGGCTGGCTGGAGCCCTCAGCCCCAGTGACCCCAACACCTGCAGCTTCTGGGAAAG cttcaccaccatcaccaagGAGTCCCACTCCCGCCCCTTCAGCCTGCTCCCCTCAGAGCCCTGTGACCGGCCCTGGGAGAGCCCCCacgcctgcccccagcccac GGTCGTCTACAGGCCGGTGTACCGCCAGGTGGTGAGGACGGAGCACCGGAAACGCCTGCGCTGTTGCCATGGCTTCTATGAGAGCGGGGACACCTGTGTCC TCTCTGCCTCAGCGCTCTGTGCCCAGGAGTGCGTCCACGGCCGCTGTGTGGCTCCCAGTCGGTGCCAGTGTGAGCAGGGCTGGCGGGGCGAGGACTGCTCCAGTG CCTGTGCCCCAGGCGTGTGGGGGCCTCAGTGTGACGAGCCCTGCCACTGCGGGAACGACAGCTCCTGCGACCCCAAGAGCGgggcctgcttctgccccttgGGCCTGCAGCCCCCACGttgcctccagccctgcccccccGGCCAGTACGGCCTTGCCTGCGGGTTGCGCTGCAGGTGCCACGGAGCGCCCTGTGACCCCCGGAccggagcctgcttctgccccccGGAGAGGAAGGGGCCCAG CTGTGAGGTGTCCTGTCTCCCGGGCCCCGCTGGCTTCTGCCCCAGAACCCAACCTTGCCACAACGGGGGTGTCTACCAGGCCTCCCAGGGCTCCTGCAGCTGCCCACCTGGTTGGATG GGCACCAtctgctccctgccctgcccagaggGCTTCCATGGACCCAACTGCTCCCAAGAGTGCCACTGTCACAATGGTGGCCTCTGTGACCGATTCACTGGCCAGTGTCGCTGCGCCCCGGGCTACACGGGGGATCG GTGCCGTGAGGAGTGCCCCGTGGGCAGCTTCGGCCAGGACTGTGCAGAGACGTGCGACTGCGCCCAGGGCGCGCGCTGCTTCCCGGCCAACGGCGCGTGTCTGTGCGAACACGGCTTCACCGGGGACCGCTGCACCGAGCGCCTCTGCCCCGACGGCCTCTATGGCCTCAGCTGCCAGGAGCCCTGCACCTGCGACCCGGAGCACAGCCTCAG CTGCCACCCCATGAGCGGGGAGTGCTCGTGCCTGCCGGGCTGGGCCGGCCTGCACTGCAACGAGAGCTGCCCGCAGGACACGCACGGGCCCGGCTGCCAGGAGCACTGCCTCTGCCTCCACGGCGGCGTGTGCCAGCCCGACAGCGGCCACTGCCGCTGTGCGCCCGGCTACACG GGCCCGCACTGCGCCAGCCTCTGCCCCCCCGACACCTATGGAGTCGACTGCAGCGCGCGATGCTCCTGCGACAACGCCATCGCCTGCTCGCCGGTCGACGGCGCCTGCGTGTGCAAGGAGG GGGCCCGCTGCCACCTGCCCTGCCCCGACGGCCTCTGGGGGGCCGACTGCAATAAGAGCTGTACCTGCAAGCACGGGGGCACCTGTGTCCCGGAGAACGGCAACTGCGTGTGCGCCCCCGGATTCCGAGGGCCCTCCTGCCAGAAAT CCTGCCAGCCTGGCCGCTATGGCAAACGCTGTGCGCCCTGCAAGTGTGCCAACCACTCCTCCTGCCACCCCTCGGACGGGACCTGCTTCTGCCTGGCCGGCTGGACAGGCTCCGATTGCTCCCAGC CATGCCCTCTAGGACACTGGGGAGCTGACTGTGCCCAGCCCTGCCAGTGTGGCCACGGGGGCACCTGCCACCCCCAGGATGGGAGCTGTTTCTGCCCCCCAGGCTGGACGGGACGCCTCTGCTTGGAAG GCTGCTCTCCCGGGACGTTCGGACCCAACTGCTCCCAGCCATGCCAGTGCGCTCCTGGAGAGAGGTGCCACCCGGTCACGGGGGCCTGTGTGTGTCCCCCAGAGGACAGCGGTGCCCCCTGCAGGATTG GAAACCAGGAGCCCTTCACCATGATGCCTACCTCTCCCGTGGCCTACAACTCGCTGGGGGCGGTCATCGGCATCGCAGTTCTGGGCTCCCTGGTGGTGGCCCTGCTGGCGCTCTTTGTCGGCTACCGCCACTGGCAGAAGGGCAAGGAGCACCGGCACCTGGTGGTGGCCTACAGCGGCGGGCACCTGGACAGCTCTGAGTACGTCATGCCAG ATGTCCCCCCGAGCTACAGCCACTACTACTCCAACCCCAGCTACCACACCCTGTCACAGTGCTCCCCgaacaccccaccccccaacaag GTTCCGGGCAGTCAGCAGTTCGCCGGCTTCCAGGGGCTGGATAACCACAGCACCCTACCCGCGGACTGGAAGCACCGCCGTGAGCCCCCACCAGGGCCTGTGGAGCGGG GGCCCATCTCTgaagaggggctgggggccagcgTGGCTTCCCTGAGTAGCGAGAACCCCTATGCCACCATCCGGGACCTGCCCAGCCTCCTAGGGAGCCCCCGGGAGAGCAGCTATGTGGAGATGAAAGGCCCTCCCACAGGGTCCCCCCTCAGGCAGCCAGCTCAGGTCTGGGACAGCCAGGGCCGGCGACACCCCCAGCCACAGAGAGATAGTGGCACCTACGAAGAGCCCAGCCCTCTGACCTATG acCGAGACTCTGCGGGCTCCCAGCCCCCACTGCCTCCGGGCCTGCCCCCTGGCCACTACGACTCACCGAAGAACAGCCACATCCCCGGGCATTACGACTTGCCTCCAGTTCGGCAGCCCCCATCACCCCCGCTCCGGCACCAGGACCGCTGA